Genomic window (Vigna radiata var. radiata cultivar VC1973A chromosome 1, Vradiata_ver6, whole genome shotgun sequence):
GAACATCAAAATTAGCTTTGGTAGCTTGAAGAGACTTGTTCTAGAAGCTGTTACTTTTGGTTCTTTTCTGTGGGATGTTGAGAGCTACGTTGACGCAAGGTATCATTTTGTCCTGAACTGAGTTCTGCTCATTCCCATGGTAAATTCTAATGGACTGATGTACTAATGTTTTCCACCTGTTTAATCATAGTGAGAGTTGATCTGGTTTTCACTAATGGAAggatatattataattttcgcATTTGGTTATCCTTTGTTGTGATTTTTATTGAAACAACCATGAAGACCTGTCAAAATTTAAATCACGATTGGTTCTGGAACAATTATAATAAGGCTGGTTGATGTAAAGTGGCTGACTTCAAGATTTATTTTAGTTAGATGTacattttatctatttttaactaatggAAGGATACCCAATTCATGACCAAGTCTGTTAAACTATGTGCATAATCTGAGTGGTTGTGATTATTGCTTTGAAGATATAGAATTATGATAAAGTTCGTGTATTAGATATTATTAagaactttttatattttaattattctaacattcaaaaattcatttttcataacataaatattattattaaagtaatgaaagaaaacaGAAATCATGGGAGACACATCAGATGAAAAATTTCACTGCACAAAACATTTGGAATTCATTCCctacctttcttttttcttttaaataaaatgataccAATATGTTCAGTTTAAATCTCTTCACAAGTCATTAATTCAAGTACAAAAGTGGTTGATTTGTTTAGAATTACCCCAATTTGAAAGACATTCCTCCGGAAATCAGAAAATTACATTAGAAAAAACagcacaaataaaataataaattgtaaagATAAAGTTCTTTTCATCCTTCATTAGGTAGGATAAGATTATACATTATAGTTACTTCATTATTTAACATCTGTAATAGAGTTTGGCTTTCTAATACTGAAATCttaaattattactaaaaatataaatattgcaATAAATGCACATAAAAGAGATTCATATTCTACTAAATGTGATTAATCATATCAAAGGATTATATTCTTTTGTAAATACATgtattgtttataaaatattattaacagtATTTGTAACTATTACTTTAATTGAagtatactttttaaattaaaaaaaaaagtactcgAATCTTGTTTAAACTGTGTTAAAGGAAATTTGCCATTTTACACATAGTTaagaaattattgtttttataaccTTGGCTAATAATTTAGCAAtcaatagaaatatatatatatatattacaatatctAGACACAACTAATATACTATTAAATAATTATcgtattttctattttccaattGGTTGAgttggtttttcttttaaaaccttcgttgtatttaatttgtgaatttgtttagcgaaaaaacataaaataactcGCGAACATTCACGTATAATAATTCTAACTCAatcttttgtaaaataatatttcatttatatattggattttgatattatatttaatcaaaattacgGTTTAATCAACTTAAGatatatagttatatttaaatataacaaataattgaatttgatcttgatttttaaattaaattagaaccAAATCGTCctcataaaagtataaataaaaaaagtttagatcaatgattattattttctttgggtagttcataatataatatatatatatatatatatatatatatatatatatatatatatatatatataatataaatttatattttggatgTTCTCATTAGAAAGTCTCTGAAATATACAAAACGAAATCCTAAATTAGAAAGTAAAATTGGAAATGTAAGAAGCCAAACTTTGTTGATTgagatttttatataattgtctATCTGGTAAGATCTCATTTTTAGATGAACAAATGAAAGAGATGATGTTCTCATTCGTCCCTCTGCTGGTTTGAAAAactttacataaaatataaatttagtgaGGGTGATAGCAATTGCTTTTTTATCAAACTAAAATAAttgagaatattaaaaaaaattgcctaATGAACAAACGATTTTAAGGATTCCAATACAAAAAATGATGTCTCAGAGTTTGCATGGCTTTTCAAGTTGTTTTTCCTCTTACAACCCAAGAGAAATTGATCACTAAACTGCTACTCTTTCAATTTCTTGGGTTGAAATCTGACAGATATGTTCCCTCACTGCTCTAGCTTATCTCATATTCTACTATTCAACCATTGAATTATGTCCCTTGTGATGTCCTCTCGTTCAGGTTCAAAGAGGAGGTCATGTGAGAAACCTTCATACAGTTTGATAGTTTTGTCTGTTGAGGATGCATGTTCATACAGTTTTCGAGAAGCATCAGGATCAGTAACAGAATCAGCAGTGCCATGGAGAACTTGAAATGGAACTCTCAGTTTTCTGAAATTTTGTTGCAAGTACGTTGTAATTCGAAGAATTTCATAGCCAGTACGTATTCTCAGAGATCCAGTACATACTAGAGGGTCTGAATATTTTGCATGCAGAGCTTCTGGATCTCTACAGACCGGTAATCCCTTCTTATACGCTGAATTGCATTGATATGTTGGCAGCAAAAATGCAAGTATAGGTGCAAGTGCCTTTCATCAAGAAAACATTGAGATGAAGACTGGTTCTATCCAATCATGTATGTGCAAGCATGCCATGTTTTCTATACAGAAAATATGTTATGCATTGACAGTGTAGAACAATTACATTGTTATCTGATCACAAACCATCATGGCAGTTTGTTGACTTTTacaataaaaagtaaactttaagtctaactcaatctgtagtcgatgtgagacttctaatACATTCAAAATATGAGATGAAGTCTCACATTGAGTTAAAAATGTATACGAAGATGACTAGTATATAAGTAGAATGACCTATAAACTCATTCTCTTAAGAATTTGGTTGGAAGTGTTGTCCTGATCTCATATGTGAACAAGTTCATAACTCATTGGTGTCAAATCTTGTGGTGTCTCCTCTTAGAAATCCTCACACTCAAAAGTCATGTCAATGGAGATTTCTTGTTAGTTGATGATGGTAAACTGTTTTATACTGTCAATGCATGACCATTAAACTGTACAACATATTCTGATGTGAATGAACATGTCagaatgtatttatttatgtatgtatgtattatgATCAGATAATTTGGATGCAACAAGCAGGGTGTTCTAACCACGAAAATTGGATGAGAAGGCTCCACTCCAACTGCTGGTGAGGTGAATGTAGCACCAACTATGCTTGCTTCAACCTTTGGATCAAGCAGTGCCTACAATATAGCAGTGAAAAGATTAATCAATTTTCTCCTAGAGTATTTAAACAATAGTATGTGAAACTGATTAGTGTAAAAGGGTTTTACATTGATAACCAATGAGAAATTATCATGCATAGTACTTTACTTTCATTgacttttacaataattatcttataaatcgtttttaacatgatttaatatttgaagaCACTGTGAAAATCACAGAAATTAAGCTCTTTATGCAAGCCCCACCTTCAGAATAATGGCTGCACCTGTTGAGTGTCCATAGCAGAAACATGGAAGCCCATGATTTTCATTGAGAATCTTCTCAACAAATACTTTCTGTTCATAAAAATGGTGTATATCAGAACTTAATTTATTCAAACTCAATGCATACACCACAGCCTATTTTATTTAGGCAAATCCTACAAAATACTTATAGTTTCTACAACATACCATATCAGAAACAG
Coding sequences:
- the LOC106756766 gene encoding uncharacterized protein LOC106756766; protein product: MAREAFILKESALLSLKALKSLLTLICAAAMLLLLPFRGSRRVSPAEKSSSKEECHHRKGTIVRIPAKIMSRKSGVGVVVARRELAIRRVVEDDDQRCVREYWILGTKRGDTIFTQCWTPIYHKIRGIVLLLHGLNEHSSRYSDFAKQLNANGYKVYGMDWSGHGGSDGLHAYVHSLDDAVSDMKVFVEKILNENHGLPCFCYGHSTGAAIILKALLDPKVEASIVGATFTSPAVGVEPSHPIFVALAPILAFLLPTYQCNSAYKKGLPVCRDPEALHAKYSDPLVCTGSLRIRTGYEILRITTYLQQNFRKLRVPFQVLHGTADSVTDPDASRKLYEHASSTDKTIKLYEGFSHDLLFEPEREDITRDIIQWLNSRI